TGAATAGTGAAATTACCCTGAGCTTTTACTTGAATGCTTTTTTCGTCAAGGTATGGCGAAAGGCCTTTAAGTACTACGATAGACTCCCCAGCTGGAATTTGGCCAGAGGCTGTTTCAAAAACCTGAGCTCCTGAAAGGAACAATGTAATATCCTTTATTTGGCTTTTCAAAGGCGTCTCTTTGATCTCCTGACTGAGTCCTTTGAAAACAAAAACCAATAGGAAAGCGGGAAAAATTAGTCGTTTCATGGCAAAATCATTTAGCTTAGAAACAACGAATATTTTGAGTAAAAGGCAACAGCTCATCATAAAATCTGTCAAAAATTCCAGTTTTTGCAGTTGGGTCACTCGACGTTGATTAGTTTTGTTGGGAAGTCCAATTGGTATTAAAAAGGCTCATGGAGCCTACTGATGAATTAAATTTTATTAAACAAGCACTAAACTTTATGACTCTTTTTCAAAGTATCCTCATTGCCATAATTGAAGGTCTAACTGAGTTTTTACCGATTTCTTCCACCGGACATATGATTTTGGCTTCGGCGGCGATGGGTATCCACGAGGATGAATTTGTGAAAACCTTCGAGGTTTTTATTCAGCTTGGGGCGATTTTGGCCATAGCACTCATGTATATCAAGCGGTTTTTCCGCAGCCTGAATATTTACTTTAAGCTTTTTGCTGCATTCTTGCCCACTGCAGTCATCGGACTTTTGGCCTATGATTTTATCAAAGGCTACCTGTTTAATCCCATCGTAGTCTCTGTTTCCTTGATCTTGGGAGGTGTGATTTTGATTTTGATTGACAAAAAAGTAGTCAATCAAGAAACCTCACTGAAGGAGGTCGAGGATATTTCTTACAAAAACGCCTTCTTTATCGGCCTATGTCAGTGTCTTTCGATGGTACCCGGTACCTCCCGAGCCGCAGCTACTATTATTGGAGGTGTTTTTAATGGATTGGATAAAAAGCAGGCGACTGAGTTTTCTTTCCTTTTGGCGGTACCTACCATGATGGCGGCTGGAGGATATGACCTCATTAAGTCAGATTTAGCGTTTACTTCTGAGCAACTTTCCATGTTGGCGATAGGATTTGGAGTAGCTTTTGTCTCGGCTTGGTTTGCAGTGAAACTGTTTTTAAAATATGTTTCCAATCATGGATTTACCGCTTTCGGTTGGTATCGGATTGTGTTGGGGATTGTATTTTTGATCTTGATGTGGGGGGCTGATTTGGGCTAATCCAATGAAATAGCCAAAAAGATTCTTAAGGAATTATAGTAATAAAAAGTAAAACCAAATTGAAACAAAAAGGCCCAGTAGCGATACTGGGCCTTTTTGTTTTCCTAGGAATAGATGATTTATTTTCCTTTTTCTCCAATAGAGATCATAGCGCAGCGGAAACCAATATGGTTGGTAGCTGAATCTTGATGCATAAATCGACGAGTACCAGGAGCTAACCAATAAGCCACATCTCTCCAAGATCCTCCTTTGTACACTCTCATTTCGTCAGTGAATAAGGAAGTCTCATAGTTATCCTCATCATCATACACGCCATCCCTTCTCAACGGATTCAAATCATCCGCATCTTGATAAGTCATTGGACGATACACGTCATACACCCATTCGTTCATGTTTCCAGCCATGTGGTACAAACCAAAATCATTGGGAGCCATGTCGTAAACGTTGGTAGGAAGGATTTCACCGTCATTTCGCTGATTTCCAGAAATACCGGCGTAATCACCACGACCTCGTTTGAAGTTGGCCAAAAAGTCACCTTGCTTTCCTTTTCGCTTCACATTGTATGGATTTCGAATCCCTCTACCATCCCATGGATATATTCTTCCGTATTCTTGGTTTTCGTCTAGGTATTGAGTTCCAATCATTGCCTTAGCAGCATATTCCCATTCTGCTTCATTCGGTAGTCTGAATTCTGCAAGAGCTACGCCTCGTTCAATCAATTGGTTTTTGGTCATAGTAGAGTCAAGTTCTCTTTCCTTTTTGATCAAATCCTGAACGTACTCAGTTCTCCACGTTGCGTATGCTTTTGCTTGGGTCCAAGAGACACCAGCTACTGGATAAAAATTAAATCCAGGGAATCTGAAATAATAGGATTGATATAAATCATTGAAAGACATAGCACCTGACCAAACATTTTCAGAAGGCTCCAATTTCAATACAGAGTCCGCGCTTACTCGCTTTCTCATATCGAAAAGGAATTCTCTATAGTCGTTATTGGTCATTTCTGTTTCATCCATGTAGAATGAAGCAATGGATACGGTTCTTTCCAAGTTATCTCTGAAAGCCATAATATCCTCCTCTTGCGACCCTAAAACGGTACGACCGCCTTGGATAAACTTCAAGTTTGGACCTGGAATTTGTTCTGCATTTCGAGAGACGAAAAATTGGGTGGTATCTTTCTCATCAAAAGAAAAATCTGCCCCAGTAGTTGCACTTCGCTTTCCTGGATCTCCGGCAGTTCGTCGGCCATAACCAGGGGTTTTTTGGCAGGAAGAAAGCAATGATATTGAAACCAGTGCTAGGGCACTTGCCCACATTCCCAAGGAATTTTTGCTTAGACGCATAGTATCTAACGTTTTTTCAAATTCAAGCTATAAATATAGAGGCATTGGTAGCTTAATACCAATTTGGCTTTTATTGTTTATCCACCAAGTATGATCCCTTAGCATCAAAAACGCCTAAAACCGACAAAATTGATTGAGCAAATTGCAATATTTATGCCAGTTAATTTTTTCAATTTTTCATCTCTTCGAGCAATTTTTGAGCCTTTTGAATGCGTTGGACTTCCTCGACTGTCAGAATTAAACGATTCTTGTGCTCTTTTATTTTGCAGGTCTTAGGATGGACTTGAGCAAACTTCATAATCTGCCCGAATACTGGGGAAGAATAGAAATCATCTCTATTGGAAGGTAAAAGGTAGCACTTCATCTGCTTGTTTTTCAACACAAGCTTCTCAATTCCAAGTGTTTCTGCGACCCAACGTAAACGAACAGTCTCCATTAAGTCTTCCACTGTCTTGGGAATTGGACCAAATCGATCTTGAAGCATTTGAGAGAATTTAGCCAATTCCTCCTCGTTTTTAATGCTGTCCAGCTTGGAATAAAGGCCTAATCGCTCGCTGATATTGGAAACATATTCCTCTGGAATTAACAATTCCAAGTCGGTTTCTATGGTACAATCTTGGACTAAAACCTTTACTTTTTCTTTCAGATCTGTTTCAAAAAGGGCTGCAAATTCAGTTTCCTTAAGTTCTTGAACAGCCTCATCCAAGATTTTATGGTACATCTCAAATCCAAGATCTGTTATAAAACCGCTTTGCTCCGCACCCAAAAGATTTCCTGCACCCCGAATGTCTAGATCTTTCATCGCTACTTTAAATCCATCTCCTAAGTCAGAGAATTCTTCTAAAGTTTGTAGCCTTTTTCTAGCTTCTGGAGTCAAGCCAGACATAGGAGGAGTGAGTAAGTAGCAAAATGCCTTCTTGTTACTTCGTCCCACTCGGCCTCGCATTTGATGAAGATCACTCAAGCCAAACATGTGCGCACGGTTGATGATGATGGTATTGGCATTGGGGATATCGAGACCTGATTCGATGATATTGGTGGAGACGAGCACATCGTATTCGTGATTGATGAAGTCAACCATGATGTTTTCCAGCTTTTTGCCGTCCATTTGTCCATGTGCGCCGATTACACGGGAATCAGGCACGAGCTTTTTGATCAAATTTGCAATGCTGTCAATTTCACCCACTCGGTTATGGACAAAGAAAACTTGACCTCCTCTTCGGAGTTCATAAGCCACTGCGTCTCTGATCACTTCTTCTTGGAAAGTTTGTACTTCAGTAGTTACTGGCTGTCTGTTAGGAGGCGGAGTAGAAATGACGGACAAGTCTCTAGCTCCCATCAGTGAGAAGTGAAGTGTACGAGGAATAGGAGTCGCTGTAAGGGTCAAGACATCCACATTCACCCGAATGTTTTTTAATTGATCCTTGACCTTAACGCCAAATTTCTGCTCTTCGTCTATGATCAAAAGTCCTAAATCTTTGAATTCAAGGTCTTTGCCAACAATCTTGTGTGTCCCTACCAGAATGTCAATTTCCCCGCTTTTCACCTGCTCTTTGATGATTTTCAAATCTTTGGCAGAACGGAAGCGGTTGATATAATCCACCTTTACTGGAAAATTACTTAGCCTTTCCTTAAAGGTCTGATAGTGTTGCATGGCCAAAATGGTGGTAGGCACCAAGACTGCCACTTGTTTCCGGTCATTGACTGCTTTGAATGCGGCTCTTACCGCTACTTCAGTCTTCCCAAAACCTACATCTCCACAAACCAAGCGGTCCATGGGATAACTTTTTTCCATATCGGATTTGACATCTGATGTGGAGGATGCTTGGTCAGGGGTATCTTCATAGATAAAAGAAGATTCTAATTCCACTTGTAAAACTGAGTCTGGGGAAAATGCAAATCCAGGAGCTCCTCTTCGTTTTGCATACAAAGCGATCAAGTCCTTGGCAATGTCTTTGACTTGTTTTTTTACCCTCGACTTTTTGTTTTCCCAATCAGGCGATCCCAATTTAGACATCGATGGAACTTGTCCTTCCTGTCCAGAGTATTTGGAGATCTTGTGGAGGGCGTGAATGTTGACGTATAAAAGATCATCGTCTCGAAAGATGAGTCGCACAGCTTCCTGCATTTTGCCTCCCACATCGACTTTTTCGAGACCAGCAAATCTACCCACTCCATAATCCACGTGGACAATGTAATCCCCAGGGTGAAGTGACTTCAGTTCTTTAATGGTTAGGGCTTTAGATTTACTTGCCTTCGTGCGGGTTTTGTAACGATGAAATCGCTCAAAAAGCTGGTGATCGGTATAGCAGGCAAGTTTCAGATTGCGATCCACAAATCCTTCCCGTAAGCCAATTCGGAGTGTTTGTACTTGAAGGGTTGGATCTAGTTCTTGGAATATTCCCAGAAGGCGGTCGATTTGCTTTTCATTTTCAGCCGTAACCAAATTGGTAATTCCTTGCTTCTCGTTGGAAGAAAGGTTTTCGACCAAAAGATCAAAGTTCTTATTGAAAGAAGGTTGTGGCTGGCTATCCCAGGAGATTTTTACCGTGTTTTTGAGGTAAAATTGTCTTCCAAATTCGATGATCCTGGCAGATTTCAGCTCCTTTGCAAACACTATCCCACTGTCAAATAGGTGCTCAGGTTGTAATAAAAGCTTTTCCGTTTGAGTCTGTTTGACGATTTGATCAAAGGCTTGCTGCGCCTTGTGGAAGCATTCATCCATCACATCCAAGGTGAGCTGATAGTCTTTGATCCAAATTTTCGCTTCGGAAGGAAGAAAGCTTAATAGCGATTTACGCTCCTCTTTCAAAAGCTTGGTTTGTACGTTCGGAACTAATGAAATTTCATCAACTGTAGCAATGGAGAGCTGACTTTCCGGATCAAATGTCCGGATGCTTTCAATCTCTTTTCCAAATAATTCCAGGCGATAAGGATGCTCATGACTGTAAGAAAATACATCCAGAATCCCTCCTCGAATGGCAAATTGTCCGGGCTCGTAGACGAAATCTGTTCGCTCAAAATCGTAGCTACTCAGCAATTCGGACACGAATTCCATATCCACTGATTCCCCAACTTTGGCACTGAAGGTATTTTCGACCAAAGACCTTTTGTTGATTACTTTTTCGTACAGGGCCTCCGGATAGGTGATGACGATAAGCGGCTTATTTTTTTGTTCTACCAATCGATTGAGCATTTCTGCTCGTATGAGGATGTTCGCATTATCGATTTCATCATATTGATAAGGTCGCTTGTAGCTACCCGGAAAGATCAAATATTCCTCGGTGCCCAGAAGGTTTT
Above is a window of Algoriphagus sanaruensis DNA encoding:
- the gldJ gene encoding gliding motility lipoprotein GldJ — its product is MRLSKNSLGMWASALALVSISLLSSCQKTPGYGRRTAGDPGKRSATTGADFSFDEKDTTQFFVSRNAEQIPGPNLKFIQGGRTVLGSQEEDIMAFRDNLERTVSIASFYMDETEMTNNDYREFLFDMRKRVSADSVLKLEPSENVWSGAMSFNDLYQSYYFRFPGFNFYPVAGVSWTQAKAYATWRTEYVQDLIKKERELDSTMTKNQLIERGVALAEFRLPNEAEWEYAAKAMIGTQYLDENQEYGRIYPWDGRGIRNPYNVKRKGKQGDFLANFKRGRGDYAGISGNQRNDGEILPTNVYDMAPNDFGLYHMAGNMNEWVYDVYRPMTYQDADDLNPLRRDGVYDDEDNYETSLFTDEMRVYKGGSWRDVAYWLAPGTRRFMHQDSATNHIGFRCAMISIGEKGK
- a CDS encoding undecaprenyl-diphosphate phosphatase, which encodes MTLFQSILIAIIEGLTEFLPISSTGHMILASAAMGIHEDEFVKTFEVFIQLGAILAIALMYIKRFFRSLNIYFKLFAAFLPTAVIGLLAYDFIKGYLFNPIVVSVSLILGGVILILIDKKVVNQETSLKEVEDISYKNAFFIGLCQCLSMVPGTSRAAATIIGGVFNGLDKKQATEFSFLLAVPTMMAAGGYDLIKSDLAFTSEQLSMLAIGFGVAFVSAWFAVKLFLKYVSNHGFTAFGWYRIVLGIVFLILMWGADLG
- the mfd gene encoding transcription-repair coupling factor yields the protein MDRIALLHIYQSDPIFQTLSLQLNQANGENLAIKGLSGSLDMVLFCSLFEKFGGTHLIIAQDREEAAYLNSDIQNLLGTEEYLIFPGSYKRPYQYDEIDNANILIRAEMLNRLVEQKNKPLIVITYPEALYEKVINKRSLVENTFSAKVGESVDMEFVSELLSSYDFERTDFVYEPGQFAIRGGILDVFSYSHEHPYRLELFGKEIESIRTFDPESQLSIATVDEISLVPNVQTKLLKEERKSLLSFLPSEAKIWIKDYQLTLDVMDECFHKAQQAFDQIVKQTQTEKLLLQPEHLFDSGIVFAKELKSARIIEFGRQFYLKNTVKISWDSQPQPSFNKNFDLLVENLSSNEKQGITNLVTAENEKQIDRLLGIFQELDPTLQVQTLRIGLREGFVDRNLKLACYTDHQLFERFHRYKTRTKASKSKALTIKELKSLHPGDYIVHVDYGVGRFAGLEKVDVGGKMQEAVRLIFRDDDLLYVNIHALHKISKYSGQEGQVPSMSKLGSPDWENKKSRVKKQVKDIAKDLIALYAKRRGAPGFAFSPDSVLQVELESSFIYEDTPDQASSTSDVKSDMEKSYPMDRLVCGDVGFGKTEVAVRAAFKAVNDRKQVAVLVPTTILAMQHYQTFKERLSNFPVKVDYINRFRSAKDLKIIKEQVKSGEIDILVGTHKIVGKDLEFKDLGLLIIDEEQKFGVKVKDQLKNIRVNVDVLTLTATPIPRTLHFSLMGARDLSVISTPPPNRQPVTTEVQTFQEEVIRDAVAYELRRGGQVFFVHNRVGEIDSIANLIKKLVPDSRVIGAHGQMDGKKLENIMVDFINHEYDVLVSTNIIESGLDIPNANTIIINRAHMFGLSDLHQMRGRVGRSNKKAFCYLLTPPMSGLTPEARKRLQTLEEFSDLGDGFKVAMKDLDIRGAGNLLGAEQSGFITDLGFEMYHKILDEAVQELKETEFAALFETDLKEKVKVLVQDCTIETDLELLIPEEYVSNISERLGLYSKLDSIKNEEELAKFSQMLQDRFGPIPKTVEDLMETVRLRWVAETLGIEKLVLKNKQMKCYLLPSNRDDFYSSPVFGQIMKFAQVHPKTCKIKEHKNRLILTVEEVQRIQKAQKLLEEMKN